A part of Ictalurus furcatus strain D&B chromosome 8, Billie_1.0, whole genome shotgun sequence genomic DNA contains:
- the tomm5 gene encoding mitochondrial import receptor subunit TOM5 homolog — protein sequence MFKLEGLGPKLDPEEMKRKMREDVISSVRNFLIYVALLRVTPYVLKKLDSI from the exons ATGTTTAAACTCGAAGGTTTGGGACCCAAATTAGACCCGGAGGAGATGAAGAGGAAAATGCGAGAGGATGTGATCTCATCCGTGAGAAATTTCCTCATTTATGTCGCTCTTCTGAGAGTCA CTCCGTATGTCCTGAAGAAGTTGGACAGCATCTGA
- the si:dkey-109l4.3 gene encoding uncharacterized protein si:dkey-109l4.3 gives MELCGLQSSSNGHTHVQEWHHETSAGFLPPKRKRSDLTNMTGDRCDGASAFPAKETAKNHSRFVRIDGQRGVYYSESFEPNGSTLYLPVCGTVLANMHKYEQISFEQGCFCIGDETGGFRQRVQGQALHCWRYSKDVRKLFIALSYFFTNCDVFQEVLSSLECL, from the exons ATGGAGCTCTGCGGGTTACAGTCCTCCAGTAACGGACACACACATGTGCAGGAATGGCATCATGAAACATCTGCAGGATTTTTACCCCCGAAACGCAAAAGATCTGATTTAACAAACATGACTGGAGACAGATGTGACGGTGCATCTGCTTTTCCTGCTAAAGAAACAGCCAAAAACCACA gccgTTTTGTGCGGATCGACGGTCAGAGAGGTGTGTATTACTCCGAGAGCTTTGAACCGAACGGAAGCACTCTGTACCTCCCTGTCTGCGGAACCGTGCTCGCCAACATGCACAAATACGAACAGATCAGCTTCGAGCAAGGCTGCTTCTGCATCGGCGACGAAACCGGAGGCTTCCGGCAAAGAGTGCAAG GTCAGGCTCTTCACTGCTGGAGATACAGTAAAGACGTCAGGAAGCTCTTCATCGCCCTGTCGTACTTCTTCACGAACTGTGAC GTATTTCAGGAGGTTCTGAGCTCTCTCGAGTGTT